The DNA region TATGACTTTTTTGTTGAGTATTAGAGAGTTGATAGCAACAACAATGCATCCTTGCGCCATCTATtctacattatgtacatgtttgttagGTATGTTGACTAAATCTTCTTCAGATACAAATGATGTGAAAGTATTAATCTTGCTGTGTCTGGTTACACCATCACACCTTCTTCATCATCATAACCATCATCAATATTTGCTGTCCTTTGGTCTTCCTCTTGCTTCTTGGCCAATAGTTCATTTTCATATTCCACAAAGTCATCAAATAAACTTGGCCATGCTTCGTTGTCATCATAGTTTGTCAAATCATCTCCAATGACTTCAGTGAAATTGAGAAACATTTGCCAAGTATCCCTTGATATACCACGTACTTGATGAGCTAGTAAGAACTCACACCATCTCTCTAGTATCTTGACATATCTCTGTGAGAACACAAGCTTCCAAAGTGGTATTGCCATATCACAAGGGAGGGAGCGTTGCCCACCTTCCACATCCAGTCCAAAGTTAAACGTGAAGCGATATAAATCTTTAAAAGTCACTTCATTTTTGACTTCGTTCATGAGTTCCTGGAACTTACTCATAATAGCTTTGATGGAGTCTGCTCTCAGTGCGCGACACCCGTTCACAAACTCTGTTCTTGTAAAGCGACACATTGCAGAGGCTTGAAATTTCCAGGCTAAGACAAGCACGATAAACTCCTCAGCATTAACCTGTAAATCCTGACAAAACCTTTCCATTCCATCATCTAGGATTGCATCTTCATAGCTATCTTTGTACTTCTCAAATAGCCTATTGACTTTACTCTCTGAGAAATCTGACTTGGACTGTCTGTGTGTACTGTCTACTCCGTTGCGAGTTGATGATGCTTTAGCTTTATCTTGATAGTGCATATGAGAGCCATTAGATTGTATCCGTTCCATGGTAAGTTGTTGAGTTGTTGGTGCTGAGGCTATAATCGGTTCACGTTTGGGCACAAGGGGTGGGGCACTCTCGGTATCAGTCAACGTACTCTGCGCTGTCAGGGTGGCGCTTTTGTCTGGAAAAGGCAACCCAGCTTTGGATCTGCCATGACTGTCTGACCCATCATTCTCACTGCAACTAGAGAAGCACTTTCCCATTGGGACAGTCTGTACAGCAATGGTATTCACTAGCTCCGATGTTCACATTCTCATCCTTGTGCAATCTCAGTCAAACATCGAGATGTCTTACGGTGAGCCGTCATCAATTAACAAACAACACAGTGTCCCTCTGATCTCAATCTTCAATGAATCCTATTAGGATGGCTACCTGaaacacaatcaaaacaaaGTCAATTACCTACTCAATTATGCACACATCTCCCTGTGTAACGTCATAACCAGTACATAATTTAAAAGTACTATTTTACAATACATATCTTGAACAGTTGCGCAGTAAACCCAATAACTTAACTTTGTTGACCTAATTTAAATATAAGCTTCAACATCTATAATAAGTTAGGTTGGGTTACATTTCACTAGGCAACTTAACAGTGGATACATGTGTCAGTTTTAATCAACACAACAGTGTTTTCAAAGGGGTTTTTCGTTTTATGGGCACCAGCAGTAAGCCAATTTTTCCGTCTTTGTGTCAACCAGAATGATTTCGGATTTTAATTATGCCAACAGCAAAAAGACTTTTGTTACGTTTTTTATCCAACATCACTTAAAGCGATAATTTTGGCATTCATGAATTACTTAATGCATGATTTCTCCTACAATGGAGAAGTCGTTCAATGGATGCTACACATGCATGCTCCAAGTGCCGCTCAATGTATCCTGGGAGGACCACGTAACCAATGAAGACCTATATGGCAAGCTCCGTCGGAGACAAAATCGCAGCCCGTCGGATGCAGTTAGCAGGCCACTGTTACAGGCACCCGGAGTTGGAGGCACACAAAGTCATTCTCTGGAAACCAATTCAAAATACTCCTCGCTACTGAGAGGAGCATGAAAACAATGTCTATTCCTCAATAAGATCAGCAACCTTGGTACTAAGTTTTCTGGCTGGAGACCCTGAATCAATAAAGTGACAAACAGGTTTGTCTACATGGCCTAACTGCATCCCTGACCCAGTTCCCACTGGACCCCACATTGATCACGCATAGATCCCACAATTCGAGAAAAGGCGAACAGACCCTGCAATTTCTCGAAAAGGACAATcaaagggcgatcaaagggCGATCAAGCGTAAGTGGGAACGCGAGGGCGATCAGGATCAGACAGGATCAGACCCCGCAATTTGATCCACCTGTGGAGTAGGATCAAAGCGGGATCTGATCTCGAAAGGGCGATCAACATCTAGTGGGATTGCAAAGGGCAATCAGACCCCGCAAATTGAGGGCAAGCATCCGTTCACAAAAGGTGGATCAGCGCGCAatcatactcaagtgggaacGCGACTGCGATTCACATCCTTTTGCGGGGTCAGGATCTTGTAattgtggatccagtgggaacgcAGTCACTACTGACAGGCTAGTAGTGTAGTACTATAACTGGTTTTGTTTACACCGAGGTCATTGACTTTGCTTGTGAACTTGGAGGTCGACAGAACCATCATCAACAGAGGAAAACAAGATGTACTGGCCAGTGAGGTTATATTGATATTAAACTTCATTTCATTTCGTTTAAAAAGGACCTTGACGACATGTAAGAAACAGGCAGTGAACTAGGAGGGTTTACATAAATGTACAAGTGATTGTGGGTGTTCTTCCCATCAAAtgttaataagggaatcaatgtgtggtgcagaggttttcaattagtggtttaaacccgcgccgaggcctggacttgatcaTTTATCAAGACGCAGTCGAGgtaaatgatcaagaaccaggcctcagcgggtttaaaccactagttgaaaaccgattcaacacactttgattcccattcataaacaccttttcagtcaaaaaacatcaacacttttgggtcaaaaggtaaaataaatgcaaaagttataattattcaatgttttcttccatcacaacacccctccagctatgaaatggtaaagccttCCGccaccctcgggtaaacaactccttataagggaatgctgtgcgcgacgcgcgtatcgcgtgatgtggcacaactgtttcagccgttgctctcgaccaataggaatgacgaaactgtcttatacgcacaggtgcaagcgcgcgtgtcacgcccatgttataacactttttactggtgttacatcatccgttcaaacaacacctcgtgatggcctctcgaccaatcagaatggataaactgtcttaggtatttatgaatgttcttTAAATgcacacttttggtatttactcaaaataattgtaagtaagcataaaaaacttactggtGACAAGCACTggagggctgttgatagtataaaacattgtgagaaacgactccctcggaagtaacgtacATTCTGTATCGTATGTAcctagtttatgagaaagaggtaatttctcactcaaatattaaaagacttcagggctaaagccttttaatatgcatctgaaagcacacagtgtatacagtgcaacaagggtgttttttatttcattattctctcgcaacttcgatgaccaattgagtccaaattttcacagattgttatcatatgttgggatacaccaagtgagaatactggtctttgacaatcacatCTTCCAAATTTGACTCCATGCCTGGCCGTAATACATTCAAGTAATACCTGCAGGAATCACTGGGCCATCACATTTTCCGTTACGAATGATTTGCAACACAAAACTTGAAACATATTGTATTTGAAATCACATTTAACCTTTAAAAAACTAATTCTGACTAGTATTTTTATGAAGAGTGCAGAATGTATTTTGTACTAGAGGATTGAGGTCATTCCATGTAGGAATGCAATTATACAAATGATTATACATCATTCCAGGATTCAGTCTCTATTTATTAGATTGTCTAGACTCTTTATCAAATTGTTAACGATCTATTACAAGTTAGCCATGTGCATGATAATCACTACACATTGCACCAGCCTAGCCAAACAATGCATACTGTAAGGTCTGCATTGCAGAATCAAATCATGTCACGGTTTGATACTGCGTCGTGATTAACGGCTAAAGTCTCATCAAATACATTCCGCATATCGACATGACCCGATGTGCaaatgtgctttcagaataaTCTTGTCTGAGGCAAAAGCACCATGCTTCCATGTAAATGTTTACCATAATTCTACGGTAATGGTACTTACATGtatggcccttttcaaaaccatagCTTCGGCTTTTTGGATTCGGTGTCGGATCCgccctctcgtctgaagccctgagcaacTATACGCACAGCATGCGCAATTGTCGAAACAACTGCGGGGCAAAGCtagcctcaagccgaatccaaagccgaagccgtcatTTCTAAAAGGGCCTATATTTTCTCAAAGTGGGAAATATTTGTGAACATGTCACTACATTTCttgcaaagttttgaaaacattaAGAAATGTTGACAACCAACTACAAAATATTAAGCAAGCAGAATTTTTCACTGGGAACCTTGTACACCCTTTCGTGTGAAAAGATTTGGTATTCACTGACCGACGTTTCATGTGAAAGCAGTCTTATCATGTTTATgtgaaaaatacatttaaaattaaaaaaatacattcatttttgtaaattaataataaacatacATAAATTGCTGCAAATACATTGGATGATATAGTCTTGTGTGAATATTTGTCAAATAAGTAAAACGATCGAAGGGTCATGGTTAAAAAGACTGGCATGTACTGTACTGACTCTAATGGATACAAACAAATATGAACTATATTTGATCTTGTGGAAGTATCGTgtccgagcggttaagagccctgaactcaaactctggtgtttctgatcagcagagtgtgggttcgaatccccagctgtgacggtcggccatttatgggagtcaaagttttgactcccataaatggccgaccatgtttgtcgacgaggtaaaacgaaaaccacgcaatttcgaggcatatttgtgtagatcattgtattctacttttacaacatctttttaaccatatcaattttataacaaacggtcacaggatgcttttcaaagaccaactcgtccgatccaaggcaacgtgttcctttaaacttgaTAGAAACAATCGCttcaaaaagtacatgtagatttatttAACACTAAAAAAAGTACTTTTCCTATAGAAGTTGTTTTATTTCGTCAAAATCTTATGTTTAGTATAAAAACTAGAGGATTTAAACTTACTTGCTCTTCCCTCAACAATAAATTGTATAATTTATGTTAATTGTAGTGAAATGTGTAGTTGAGTTTCATCTTCAACTCTCTCGATTGACAACAGGTTGTTTCCTTTTTCATCTGCATAAATGTACACCATTACTTGTACATCAAAACCAATACATTAACCTTATCAAGCACTGTTGTGTCCTGTACACTGTTCATCATTTCCCTAGTGTACAGTTAATAGGCCTACACAATAATGTGAAATTAGCCAATTAAAATGAGTTACACTACACATACTACATTGAAGCTCCTAGCTATTGTTTCCATGGTTTCTATTGAATGTCTGCTAGCCTACAGTTTATTTAGCCACATAAACGAAGTAAACAAGGAATGCTATGCATGCAGTAgactacatgtgcatgtaccaCATGTTAGCATTTATTAAGATTTTCTTGATTACTACCCGTCTAGACAGAAGTCATACCATACGGCTTTATCCCACCTTAATGGGTCCTTTCTCTTTGAGCTATAAAAAGGATCCAACCcatcatttttatgcaaatgcaCAACGCATACATACTGTGCAGCAGAGTGTCCAGGTGTTAATCATACTGGACTTACCAACAGCCTGGAGTAGATTGCATACATACAATCACGCagtacctcggtaacaaattgtgaagtttgattggtcgagaactaatcacgtgccgtgcaaaaATTACGCGTATTGATAAGGATGCCCGCTAtgcgggtaacatgaaaagtgatgtacaccggtgtgcGAAACACCCGCGTGTTCGAGGGAATAgtcaggaattgtttcttgttcatctgctttaaaaaaatgaatacgcTGTCGTAATAATGGTTGAAGATAAcgacagaacttcgagaagaggaatattaatgttacaaaggtataaccacttcactgcttatgtttcagttacatgtagttaccaaacctggacaaggagatattcaaaaactacagaccggttgcaaacttaaaatatcttggaaaagtcatcgaacgagtagtgtcatcacgtatttctgatcacattcatactttcaacctgtccgacgtgttccagtcagcatacaagcctttccatgggaccgaggctgcactagtccgtgtgagcaacgatattctctcttctatggacaatggtaaccttacagcactagtcctgctagacttgagtgctgcttttgacactgttgatcataacatccttctctctctgctccagaatcaccttggcatagaggacacagccctagcatggtgcaaatcgtatctccacaatagaactcagcatgtatgtattggcactgcaatatccgaccctgttgttttgaactactctgtgccacaggggtcggtactcggcccgcagtggtttacgctgtacactttaccgattcgtgacatcatcctcaaatttaatctgaattaccatgtgtacgcagacgacactcagctatacatcacgttaaaatcttctcaagaaaacgccaatgcatctattgcaagacttgagaaatgcatccaagagattcgacgttggacacaacaaaacttcctgaagttaaatgatgataagacagagatccttttatttgggtcacttcaacagttaactaaggtttcagtgtcatacatctccatcggtgatgctcggatagctccctagctgaaagctcggaacttgggggttatttttgattcaacgatgacacttcagccacacatcaacaatattgttcgtttatcatcatatcacatcaggaatataggtaagattcgcaagtacttggacaaaagtgccactgaaaaggtcattcacgcatttgttacttctcgtcttgacaacggcaatgctcttctctacagtcttcctaacaaccggATTTCCcaacttcaacggctccaaaatactgctgcccgcatcgtgatactgtctagaaaatcctgttctatcacccccattctgaaacaactacactggctccctatctctcaacgaatcatcttcaagctgatgctcgttgtccacaaagctctaaatgggaaggctccccactatatttttgaactgcttcaagtttacactccatcaaggaatcttcgatcaagttccatgcttctcctcattgaacccaagtctcgacactcatggggtgacaggtctttttcttcagccgcgccacgcatctggaactctctaccacttaatcttcgaccttgtgtttgtaccgcaaaattcaagtctcttctcaaaacttatcttatgtcacaggttttcaatcactaattttgttgtgtctgtttttctttgtgttgtgttttgtttttgttttgtttttggttttactgcgccttgaacacccagcagggtggatatgtgcgcattacaagtcttattattattattattcatgtttgttgtgttgtcatttagccttcgagaaagactctgctagggtcgaaacatcaggccattaactattttttgcatttataccaatggtccatttggttggtaagttgtttgcaacagctaattttattgtctcaaggtataacaaaacaattgttgcacgctgtgattggggtccatgggttttgtacaccctcgggggttcacctcgggtgccatttgccccaTTGGGTGTACTgttacaaaacgccatggaccacGTCACAGCGCGCAACATttgtataatgtacatgtacatacaatgtatttgtgtgtgtttattagtacatcatttattgaaaatacagggTTCTCCACATTGCGGTTTTGTCTGGGCACTGTGCCCAtccaaaattctcaaaataccaAGTGCAACCATTCAAAAATGTAGCGCCCTGGCAAAAAAGTTCAAAAAATAGTTACGACGAACAaaaaacactgtttcaaagcgctagTAAGTACATTGAACTTTTTGTACCAGATCTTTATGATTAGAAGAAGTGGATATTTTGCAGGCAAACATTATATGGAATGGGGGTTGCTTCGTTAAAAACATGAACCGTAAACGCATACATGTTTTGTACCATTGGCCTGCCCAACAATATGGCCACTTTCATTGCAACAAAGGGGTTAATCAATATGGTCTACAGGCTTGCATACTGGAGAATGTTTGCTAAGCGGAAAACTGGTCCACACTAACCAATGGTTCATGTGTTTAAATATAACGAAAGCGGTGCTAATTTAGGATTCTCTTCGCGTTGAGAATTTATTGATTGTTGCAGAGTGAATTTTCTAAACCCACCGTGACCTTTTACATGTGAGAacaaaagcacacaaagaaatGAGACTAGATTGGGCGTGAACTGTGATAATTAGCCAGAACAGTTTAAATCTATTCTGACTGGTTGAGAGGGCATCGCGtgagggtgtttaaacggatgatttAAACACAGtaagaagtgtttaaacatacatgtacccttGATGTGGGACCTTTCGAtggctaagcttgggcgatatcacgttattatcgaatatcgcgatattaatttggaaacgatttcgatatcggatggatttggttttaatcgaaatatcgatatatcgcgatatgatatattgcgatatcgattaaatatcgtg from Asterias rubens chromosome 7, eAstRub1.3, whole genome shotgun sequence includes:
- the LOC117292085 gene encoding DCN1-like protein 3, with amino-acid sequence MGKCFSSCSENDGSDSHGRSKAGLPFPDKSATLTAQSTLTDTESAPPLVPKREPIIASAPTTQQLTMERIQSNGSHMHYQDKAKASSTRNGVDSTHRQSKSDFSESKVNRLFEKYKDSYEDAILDDGMERFCQDLQVNAEEFIVLVLAWKFQASAMCRFTRTEFVNGCRALRADSIKAIMSKFQELMNEVKNEVTFKDLYRFTFNFGLDVEGGQRSLPCDMAIPLWKLVFSQRYVKILERWCEFLLAHQVRGISRDTWQMFLNFTEVIGDDLTNYDDNEAWPSLFDDFVEYENELLAKKQEEDQRTANIDDGYDDEEGVMV